A window of Castanea sativa cultivar Marrone di Chiusa Pesio chromosome 1, ASM4071231v1 contains these coding sequences:
- the LOC142621501 gene encoding uncharacterized protein LOC142621501: MFMWRACSNILPTKYQLRATGIGRDDDCDLCGGCEKSGHILWGCKVAGEVWSNTKMKLPSMEIIPVDFVDIVWDILKGWPGIDWELFAATAWGIWNNRNLVRHGGKSKSPKLIVKEVASYMKEVRQSKEVQIRPAPPSRQNWTPPKRGFYKINVDGAVYKEMGSCGVGVVIRNEAGQLMGAMSKKLEVPLKALEVEAKAVEEGIILAEKLSLNNVILESDAQVIVNSLSERSIAPSFILKVIEGAKLGLCGFDSWEGKHICRKKKSRAHLMAKNAKFVSDYVVWVEDTPPAIEQQILYDVALLNEFTD; encoded by the coding sequence ATGTTTATGTGGAGAGCATGCTCAAATATACTTCCAACCAAGTACCAATTACGAGCTACGGGTATTGGGAGGGATGACGACTGCGATCTGTGTGGTGGCTGTGAAAAGTCTGGACATATCCTTTGGGGGTGCAAAGTGGCAGGGGAGGTGTGGAGCAACACAAAGATGAAGTTACCTAGCATGGAGATCATACCAGTGGACTTTGTGGATATAGTGTGGGACATATTGAAGGGGTGGCCTGGGATTGACTGGGAACTGTTTGCAGCAACAGCATGGGGTATTTGGAATAACAGAAACCTGGTTCGCCATGGGGGGAAGAGTAAAAGCCCGAAACTGATCGTCAAAGAGGTGGCTTCCTATATGAAGGAAGTCAGACAATCTAAAGAAGTCCAGATAAGACCTGCACCTCCAAGCAGACAGAATTGGACTCCTCCAAAAAGAGGTTTCTACAAGATTAACGTTGACGGGGCTGTGTATAAGGAGATGGGGAGCTGTGGAGTGGGAGTTGTCATAAGAAATGAAGCAGGGCAGCTAATGGGCGCAATGAGCAAAAAATTAGAAGTACCCCTGAAAGCTCTGGAAGTGGAGGCCAAAGCTGTTGAGGAAGGTATCATCTTAGCTGAAAAGTTAAGTCTAAATAATGTAATTCTGGAAAGTGATGCCCAAGTAATTGTTAATTCCCTGTCTGAAAGAAGTATCGCACCAAGCTTCATTCTAAAGGTGATTGAAGGAGCAAAGTTGGGCCTGTGTGGTTTTGATTCGTGGGAAGGCAAGCATATAtgcagaaaaaagaaatctagaGCACACCTTATGGCAAAAAATGCCAAATTTGTATCTGATTATGTTGTTTGGGTGGAAGACACCCCACCTGCTATTGAGCAACAGATTCTGTATGATGTAGCCCTCTTGAACGAGTTTACAGATTAA
- the LOC142621505 gene encoding protein neprosin-like, whose product MLVNQTAYLLATGDSYIGARGIINGWSPRVQSDEYTTAQIWLKNGPGDTFESIEAGWMVNPKLFTDAQPRIFIRWTDPNQRRWWLSLKDDVIGYWPFEIFSYLQKKALFVRWGGDVYSKNVKGVKPHTTTAMGSGDFASGLFKVACYIYNVRIVDDSLQLKYPEWVHTDSEEPNCYSALNYQKNPALEPYFYFGGPGRGPNCP is encoded by the exons atgcttGTGAACCAGACTGCATATCTTCTTGCAACTGGAGATAGTTATATTGGTGCTAGAGGAATTATAAATGGCTGGAGTCCAAGAGTTCAATCTGACGAATACACTACTGCTCAAATTTGGCTTAAAAATGGCCCTGGCGATACTTTTGAAAGTATTGAAGCAGGCTGGATG GTCAACCCTAAGTTATTCACTGATGCTCAACCTCGAATATTTATACGATGGACT GATCCAAATCAGAGAAGATGGTGGCTGTCACTTAAAGATGATGTGATAGGGTATTGGCCCTTTGAAATCTTTAGTTATTTGCAAAAGAAAGCCCTATTTGTTCGATGGGGAGGGGATGTTTATAGCAAAAACGTTAAGGGAGTCAAACCCCACACTACAACAGCCATGGGGAGTGGAGATTTTGCATCTGGTTTGTTCAAAGTAGCATGTTACATTTATAACGTTAGAATCGTGGATGACTCTCTCCAGTTGAAGTACCCTGAATGGGTACATACTGATTCCGAGGAACCCAATTGCTACAGCGCTCTTAATTACCAAAAGAATCCTGCACTTGAGCCGTATTTCTACTTTGGAGGTCCTGGTCGAGGTCCTAATTGTCCATGA